The Candidatus Zixiibacteriota bacterium genome contains the following window.
GCCTGACCGCGGCCGCGCTTCCGTTTGAACTCGCGGGGGTGAAAGCGTAATGGATCTCGCTCTGAAGGGGAAGCGGGCGCTCGTGACCGGCGCCTCAGCCGGACTGGGGGCCGCCACCGCGACCGCCTTAGTTGCGGAAGGGGCGCAGGTGGTGATCAACGGCCGTGACCAGGGACGGCTTGAAGTCGCGGCGCGGAAAATCGAAGCGGCCGCGGGGGTTAAACCTGGCCTGGCTGTGGGTGACATTTCAAAGTCCGCCGACCGGGTGAAGGTTATCAATGCGGCGCGCGAGCAGTTGGCCGACGGGATGATCGATATTCTCGCGTCCAACACCGGTGGTCCGCCGGCCGGCATGTTTCTCGATCACAGTGGCGATACCTGGCGCGAGGCGGGACATCTGTTGCTGGAATCGGCGGTCGGCCTCACGCGGGCAATACTGCCCGGAATGATCGAGCGCCACTGGGGCAGACTGATTTACATCACATCGGTGGCAGTGCTTCAGCCTATCGATGATCTGATCCTGTCCAACAGCTATCGCTCGGCGGTGACCGGTTTCTGCAAGACGATATCCAATACCTATGCCAAAGACGGCATCACGGCCAATACTGTGTGCCCCGGATACACCGCTACCGAACGGCTGCTGTCACTCGCGGAGACTCGTGCCAGGGCTGCCGGTGTGACCCCCAAAGAAGCAATGCAGGGGTTTGTCGGTTCCGTGCCGGCTGGCCGACTGGGTAAGCCGGAGGAGCTGGCAGCGCTGATCGCATTTCTGGCGTCGGATCGCGCCGCATATATCACCGGATGTTCGATCCCGGTCGATGGCGGCTGGCATCGCGGCCTTTTGTAGGTCGGGATGCTGGCCATCCCGACCTCTTCTCGCAGCGGAGTACGGTAGAACATCATGGCTTTGAGTTCCCCTGCCGAACTTCCGTCAACTCGTCCCGAAACCTGGAGACTGATTAGTGCAGTTGTCGTACTGCAAGCAGTGGCGGGCATCTGCTATCCTATCGCCAAGTACGGGCTGGGCATTATCGAGCCGTTTACGTTTGCGTTCTATCGGTATTTGCTTTCAACAGTGGTGTTGCTCGCTTTGGTTCGCCTAAGGCCGGGCAGCGCGCCCGTTGACAGACGCGATTGGTGGCGGATTATCCTGCTGGGCATTTTGGTGATTCCACTAAACCAAACGCTGTTTTTGTGGGGGCAGTCGCTCACCGGCGCAGGACACGGGGCCTTTCTGTTTTCGACCACACCAGTGTGCGTGTTTTTGCTGGCGGTGGTGCATTTGGGGGAGAAGGCGACCTGGCGACGGGCGCTCGGCATTTTGATGGCCGCGGTCGGAGTGATGACAATCATGTGGTCTGGTCTGGCTAAATTCGGAAGTGAGTACCTTGCAGGAGATCTGATAATCTTCATCTCGGTGATCGCCTGGGGATACTACACAGTCTTGGGAAAAGAGTTAGTTCGCAAGTACGGCGCGCTGCGAGTGACCGCGTATGCCCTGGCCTCCGGCTCGGTTGTCTATTTCCCGTTCGGACTTTATTTCGCTTTTAAGTACGATTATTCCCAGGCCACGCCCGGGGCGTGGGGTTCTGTCGTGTATATGGCTCTTGGATTGTCGGTGCTGGTCTATGTGCTCTGGTACTGGCTGATTAAGCATGTGGAGGTCTCGAGAATAGCGGTTTATCACAACACGCAGCCAATCCTGGCCTCGGCGGCAGCCTACCTGTTTCTGGGAGAGAGCCTGAGCGCCGGATTCCTGATCGGCGGAACGATTGTGCTCGCGGGCGTGCTGGTGACGGAGCTATGACGACGTACCCGACAGATGCCCCGGCTCTTTGTGCGCGGCTGACCTCCTGGTCTGCCCGGCCAGGATTGTTCACGCAAGGGGTAGACGAGGATCCGCCGCGGCGGGCCGCCCACAGAAACGACGCTGTCGGGACCGCAAGAATCCCGACCTACAGGGCTCACTTCGCTGCGCCGCTGTTCTTATCCGATGTCCCCACCCGGTAGAGCCAGAACATCAGAAGGCCGAACGGGATCAGCGCGAACCAGTCAGCCTCGGCCAGGTGGCCCACCCAGGAGGAACAATTGATCGCCTCGTTCCAGCCCGCGCCGGTCAGACCGGCCACCACAATGCCCATAATCGCCGCGCCGGCGATAAAACCGGATGACATCAGCACGCCGGGTGAAAACTCCGATTCCGCCGCCGTGCCCCTTGTCTTGCGTTCCACCAGAGTGCGAATCATACCGCCTGCCATAATCGGCACTGAGGTTGACAAAGGCAGATAAAGCCCGACTGCAAACGGCAGCGATGACACACCGACCAGTTCCATCAACAATGCCAGGGAGACGCCGATCAATACCAGCCCCCAGGGGAGCTTTTGGGTCAGGATGCCGTCGATGATAAGGCTGAACAAACGTGCCTTCGGTGAATCGAGTTTGGTCACCGGCTTGCCGTCGACTTCGGAAATCGTGCCGGCGATGCCGGGGTCGACCAGGTATTGGATCTTACCGGCTTCGTCAACGAGATACTTGCCGATCAGCACGTTGCCGACCGGTTCGGTGACGTAATGGAGGCGGTAAGTGT
Protein-coding sequences here:
- a CDS encoding SDR family oxidoreductase, coding for MDLALKGKRALVTGASAGLGAATATALVAEGAQVVINGRDQGRLEVAARKIEAAAGVKPGLAVGDISKSADRVKVINAAREQLADGMIDILASNTGGPPAGMFLDHSGDTWREAGHLLLESAVGLTRAILPGMIERHWGRLIYITSVAVLQPIDDLILSNSYRSAVTGFCKTISNTYAKDGITANTVCPGYTATERLLSLAETRARAAGVTPKEAMQGFVGSVPAGRLGKPEELAALIAFLASDRAAYITGCSIPVDGGWHRGLL
- a CDS encoding DMT family transporter, which gives rise to MALSSPAELPSTRPETWRLISAVVVLQAVAGICYPIAKYGLGIIEPFTFAFYRYLLSTVVLLALVRLRPGSAPVDRRDWWRIILLGILVIPLNQTLFLWGQSLTGAGHGAFLFSTTPVCVFLLAVVHLGEKATWRRALGILMAAVGVMTIMWSGLAKFGSEYLAGDLIIFISVIAWGYYTVLGKELVRKYGALRVTAYALASGSVVYFPFGLYFAFKYDYSQATPGAWGSVVYMALGLSVLVYVLWYWLIKHVEVSRIAVYHNTQPILASAAAYLFLGESLSAGFLIGGTIVLAGVLVTEL
- a CDS encoding OPT/YSL family transporter, which translates into the protein RITGEIGSSSNPISGMTVATLLITCLLFLAVGWTGVSYRAMALCTAAIVCIAASNGGTISQDLKTGFLVGGTPKHQQLAIMIGVVSSALVIGLVVIGLNNAYTTVVPIQYPEYVATTCTSDKTQAGPDGNTYRLHYVTEPVGNVLIGKYLVDEAGKIQYLVDPGIAGTISEVDGKPVTKLDSPKARLFSLIIDGILTQKLPWGLVLIGVSLALLMELVGVSSLPFAVGLYLPLSTSVPIMAGGMIRTLVERKTRGTAAESEFSPGVLMSSGFIAGAAIMGIVVAGLTGAGWNEAINCSSWVGHLAEADWFALIPFGLLMFWLYRVGTSDKNSGAAK